The Melospiza georgiana isolate bMelGeo1 chromosome 1, bMelGeo1.pri, whole genome shotgun sequence genome contains the following window.
GGAGAAGACATGGAAGATAAGACTTCATAATATTTAAGGGCTTTCTTCTTCCCCTTACAGTTCAGTCTTCAGGAGCTTCAGCGCTTTCTGCATATTTGAATAcactagaaataaaatattcatgcaTGTTATTTTTGCTGCAACTTCCTCTGCCAGCAACCAaaaatgctgcagagaaaatgtcATTATTATTAAAGATTTTAATCACATGCCTATTGCTGTAGGGATTCAGATGCACTTAACTCTTCCAGGCAATTTGTGAACATCATGGGTTTAATTTTTACTGGTGAGAACATTCATTAATGCCAACACACgggcagaggctggagctgtgcagcagTGAGGGATGGCTGTAGCAAACatctttccctgctcccagaagGGTGCCTGACCTGGCCTGTTGGGACTGGTGTGTGGGTTCTCACCGTTGCTCGCAGTGAGCACTGCTGAATTATGCAAGTTCCTACTGACGTATCCTTGCTTTTAAAACAGATGGATGCGTAaagctccagggctctgccatcATTTTCTTCACCTCACTGAGTTTAAGTCTAGCATCCTGTTTAATTTTAATCCTGGTTAAATGTCTTTCAGCAAGTACTGACTGCAAGAATCTGTAATGCCTGGTGTTATTCCTTGACACATGAAAAATGCCACTTTCAGAATATTTCCAGAATGTGTCAGAACACTCTACTTACACAGCGAAATGTCAGAGGGCTCATATGCATAGAGACGGTTTGAGTATCTTCCTGTAATATCTGCTCTCACAGTCAGGGAAGGATCTGGGGGAAAAAGGGTGAGAGAATTTGTAGAGGTTAACCTTCaagcagaaggaaataaaaggaaataaagcttTCTGCACCCCTGCTTGCTTCCTGAATGTTTCTGTGAGACATGTCTGCTTCTGCTGACTAAGAGATTGTTCTAAAAAGGGTCACTGACATTTCAGTTTTAAGTGTTGTGTTTGCAGGTTTATTAGGAACAGGATGAGCTACCCATTCTAGTGAATGTGGCATCAGCCATTGAGGGAGGAATGCTGGACTTGTGAAGATGGGTGATATTGAGTCAATATTTGATCCACAAAACCAAATTCAACCTTTGTATTTGTCATGAAATACATTCCTGTTAATCAGCCTGAGGATTTGAGATGCATGGTGCAGCAGGGGCTCTGTTCTGAGGTCAGTTTTGGTGCTTGAGGTACTCACCTATGAACAAAACCCGAGGGACGTACTGGCCATCAGGGGCAAGGTTCTTGTCTGTGGTTTCATActtaaagaaaacagagaaggtTCCTAGTCAAGGAGGGCACGttacatgaatatttttttccttcaccacaCTTTGTACTATGAAATACAGCTCAAATAATACATTTTGCAGTCTAAGATTCACTGTCTGGGAGGCAGTTTTTTAACAGCTGGGATTGCAAAGTGGTAAGAGTTTATGTTATTATTAAACTTCACATTCCCCCACATTCTGAGTTTATGGTAGCTACAAATGAAAAAGACTTACTTATGAAATCTGTTATGGCTACAGCAGTGGCCATTTTCCTAGCCAACCCTAGCTATTAAACTCAAGTTAGAGAAGCCATGATTAAAATCAGAACTTTGTAGCTTTCACTTAATTAAGTGTAATTGGGAAACTTACCACAAGGTTGAGGAGAATGAATTTTTCAGCCAGTTTCTGTATGTCTTTGTGTTCAGCAAAGACCTTCTTGAGGGCTAAAGTAGAAAacaatgggaaagaaaatgaaaaagatgaCCTTGAAATATATTGTCctcaaaaaagaaattcaaacaaACTGATGAAACAAATGAGAATTTCCACTTTACAACTGCAGCAAACAGACATTTTCAGTTCATTCCATTGGAACATGATCCATTAATTCTTATTCTGCCTTAAAGAATAATTACAATAGTGCAAAATGTCCCATCTTCCTTTGGAGAGTACAGCTGGCTCTCAAATTCTCGGCTTAGGTTTGAATTTGAGCATTTGACTCTTCAAACCTCCTGTTGTACTACTGTGATTTCTGGCTACAGATCTTAAGGTACTTGATAATATAGCATGTAGGGCTTCAGAGTCAAATCTTTGGAAGGATGCAAATCCTTGTACAAAGACCCTTGTGCAGTTACTGGAGCTATGGATGGTTGCAAAGATCTTGCCATGTGGATTGATTTGCAGGAATGGAAGGCCCTCAGATAAATTCAAAGACACTGGGAAAAGAGCAGTCCCAGGTACCAGGAACCCTGGAAGAGCTCAGTTTCAGCCTGGATTGATTTAGTACCCAGCTGGATTCAGTCTCAATCACTGATGATATGGTTGGAATATGGTCTTTCTGACAAATTGTTATTTCTTGCTACTGGTCTTGCTATTGATTTTGGCTGATTGTGCTGTGAACCAAATTCAGATTTGTCAGGGGTCAAACCCTACTGACCTGTGCTCATTTCCATATCCATTTGGTATCATGCAATACTGAattaccatttttattttatttctacacATTGGAAAACACCTTTGGGGTACAGTAACTTCAAAAACTCTTTCCATGCTTATGCAAGATAGTACTTCACTATGGTTTAAGCAGAATGGAGGCTGATTATTTTTTGTCAAGCAgagttttttcagaaaattaaaacaacttttttcttttttttctccccctcctgAGTGCGAAAAGATTACCTTGGCTGTGTGGGCAGTCTTCCAAGTGGTGGATGATCATCAGGGGTTTCTGGCTGGAAAAGAAGAGCCCTCGTTAGGAGCGGGGAGGCACGGGGGGCTCGGGGTGGGCGCGGCAGGGTGAGTACCTGTGCTTGGAGCGGAAAAGCGCCTCCTCGTAGGTCTGTGTCCAGATGAGCTGGtctccccagcctgcaggagggacagacacacagacacacccTCAGACAGCGCCTCACGAGGGGCTGGGGACCCCGGGTGCGGGTGCTGCACCTCCTGATGTGAAGCCCTCGGAACAAACCCCTGCCAGAGGGCTTCACATCAGGAgtgaaggaggagagggagctaGGAAATACTAGAAAAGGTTTTGCAGAACGAGTTGCAAGAAAATTTTTTAGAACAGCACAGTAGACGAAATGTTCACAAGATTGCACTTGTTTAAAAATTTGGTGGAGGTTTTTGTTCAGTTGTGTTTTTTACCTCTGGAGAGTGTCTGGGGCAGTTTTGGCTTAGTGGTAGTGTCCTTTGAATCCTTCTTGCCCACATCCTTTGCCAGAGCACAGGAGATGACGATGAGCAGCAAGAGCACAGACACGTAACTCCTCTCCATGGCTGCCCCTGGAACAGGAGAGAGAAGCTCTGGTCACCCTGGTGCCGCAggtggggacaggcagggtggCTACAGCTGCTGAAGACTCAGGTCACAAATATGAACAAACGGGgtgaggctgggctggaaggagcagctccaggcaggagccTCAGGGCATGGGGTGAGGTTTGCTCAGCAAATGCCCAGAAGGGTTGGGCCATGGCCCTTTTAGGATGTGCGTTGTGTCTGTGctaatttctctctcttcttgTTACATATATTGAATATGCTCAGTAAAATAACAGAGTTACAGCAATTCCAAAAGTTCTAATAAGTTCACAGCTCTACCTGGATCTCCCAGTGCTAGAGTAACCCAGCTGAAAGTTAATTTCAGCtgctgaaaagttaatttgtcTCAGCTCTTCCCCCATTTTGCTGTGAGAGTCACTCAAATGAGAAGTCGGAATGTTTAAGCTAGGCTTTACAATGAACATTAGCATAGACATAGGTTAATGGTGTTTTTGATGCTTCCAAtcctgttttttcctccttaaaaatATCACCTAATCCTTAAACCCAGCAGAACGTATAACAAAAGGAGTTGGGAGGAGTTGATGTGCTGCCCAGTGAAAGCTGAAATGGAGCTTGGGGGTGgaagcagcacaaagcagagaGCTTTTCCTGAGCCAGGCTGAGACCTGGAGATGAGACAGGTCTAAAGGAAAGCTCCTCATTTCAGCCTTTCAGCTGAAGGGGAAAATCATTTCAGTAACATGACCCTCTGTTTTCTCATTACATTTCCTCCTAGAAACTAGAACCAATATAATGGGCTCAAAAAGAAAGTTTAAGATTTTCTAAAAGAAGTAGAGAACATTGAAAAGAttcattaacaaaaaaaaaaaaacaaaaagaaaaagaaaaaaggaaaaccaagccTACATACCAACCCCACCCCAACAGGCTGATTGTTTGTAAAGTTCAGACAATGAAAACTAACAGAAGTGTTTTTCCAGGTAGGAACTGCAGGAGGAGACATTAGTTGCATTTCCATGAGCGATACAGTGCTCTTTGCTACTGGGATATCCAATAGAGCTCAAACATCCAAAGAGTCCCTTTTTCATGGGTATGAAATACAACTTTTGCAGCAGACTGCATTTCTGCCCCAAGAAAAGCCTCCTTGGCAGAGAGGAAAATTGCATGAAGTTCAGTTAAACTCTGGATTGTCAGGGTTGCCTCAAGAATTGTCAGGGTTGCCTCAAGAATTGTTTTGGCTAGAGAATTGTATGGCGGAAGCAATgctcctttaaaaagaaaaataataaaataaaaaagtaaggGACAACCAGGAAACTGAAGATCAGGCACACTAGGCTGTTGTGGAGGCAGCATGCAGAAAGCAAAGACAGAGGAACATCAAACTTGCTCCTAAAAACTTTGCCTCTGGAAGACTATGTGcactttttaaaagctttccaAAAGAACCCCTcttctcctgttttttttttttttttttttaaacctgcCCAGTCTTTCCCTAGAGATTTCCCTTCCCAACAAGCTGTTCTGGACTGTGCCTGCTTTGCTGCAGCCTTTCCTTTAGGCTGCTCAGgttccccatcccagctggctggggctcacagctcccctgggtgctgctgaggcagggacagagcagtgcctTACCTTGTTtgctctgccaggctcctgcCAGGATGTGAAGGTGTTCCTGGTTCCAGTGTGAATGCTGCTGTTCCTACTGCCTATTTATGCACCTTCACACCCCAACTCCACCCACAAGCTTTGAATTTGAATACTACTTTCAATGAGCTAAACTTTCTAGTTTTTCCCCACCAAAATGTTCAGAGTTAATTTTGTGATGAAATAACATTACTGTCTGCTGTCAGATACTGTGTCTAAAGCTCAGAGACATTTCTGTAGACTTTTGGGGTATTTCTTGAAaggtgattttaaaaaattggcaAAGATCCAAGTACAGGTAAGCTTAAGTCAAGACTCCTGATTTGCCTGAAGAgtgatttgtctttttttgaTTGGTTGGAAAGTCTGTATGGGTTCCTGTTCTTTTAGTCCTTAGAAAAAGTTAAATTGATGACTCAGAACTGTGAATGTTAATTAGATAAATAACTGTGCACATTATACAGAtatgtgtgcacacatgcacaTGTAATAGCAGATAGAATTGTAATCAAACctcaaaaaaataattttaaaggtgTCCACAAAATGTATTTGGTAGCTATACTAAAAGACTGTGTTCATGAGCAGACATCCAAGCCCACATTTAATTGAAATTCTAAAATTAATTAGTTGTgtagatatttatttttttaactacaACATGAGCCCTAATCATCTTAGGTTTCAGATGTACCTATAACACAGTGCAATGCTCAGGAAAATGAGATGTGGATGCTCATTCCCACTGCTGCACTGACTGCACACAGTCCTTCCACAGAGGTCAGTGCAAGACTGTCCTCAGCAATAAATGCTGAAACTATGGTATGTTCTCCTTGCTGCATGCCTCATGTATTTCAGTGAGATTAAAATCATGTCTTCATGGGCAGTGAATGCTTAACATTTCTTAGCTGGGTAGATGAAATCCATCAGATATGGATTTTCCTGTTTGAAATTCACAGTGCTGCCTGATGGCTGCTAAAAGCAACCAATTGTTACAAATATACTTGAGAGAATTAAGAGCTTTGGATCTTAGTGTgggtgaggatttttttttttttatgaatagTAATTAGGAAAACAAAGTGCAGAAGCAAGATGGTGAACTCAAGCAAAACAATGTATTGAGTTCTACCATGCTTTGCTTAGCTGCTTGATGAATTAGGAGGCTGAAACCAAAGCTCGCAGGCATATCAGTCATTTTAAATAACTGCCCTTTTCTGTGTTTCATGAAATCAGTATGTTTTCCTGAGAGAATTTGCATATgaatttcttcttctcctccaggACTTGTCCCTGAAGATTTACAGATGTAATTTGTTTGCTCCTGTATTGTCTATCTAAGCTACATCCACTCAGTCTTTTTTCCAAAACCTACACCAAAAGAAGACTCCAAGGTCCTTATTTGGACCACTCACTTTGGACAACTTAGGTTAAATTCTAAATCCAATTTAGTCCAGATGTAGAAGTTAACCTTGGGTACCTGTTTCGGTCTCAGCTTAGACAATTCAGAATTGTAATTTAACACACTCTTGCTGACTGTCTGCTCAGGTCATGTGTGCATTTGGTAGTTTTAAAGCCCATAAAAGAAGTTGTAATTGCTCTCTGGTGCTGTGAAGAGATAATAGGCAGGTGAGTTCTCTCTCACACACCTTACAAATAAAATTGTGTTTTGTCTAAAAATGCATCCCCAAAGCTAAGCCCCTGCTTGCCCCTGGCACCTTAGATGTATCTCCATTTCACTTGCACCTTTGCTTTCTCCTGTTTTCAGGGGATGGATTTATCTTAGCTGTTTCCACATAGCCTTGTTCTGCTCTGACAGAACAGTTTCCTGTGAGAGTCTCAGTAACTCAAATTCAGCCACTCACAGGGGCTTCCCTGCCACCTCAGCCCCAGTGACTCGATGCAGACAGTTACACTTGTCTCCAGACCAGCTTTGTGCCTCGTCATGGAAGAGAGGGGAGCTCAGtccttcccacagctccctgcttgGGCCCTTGGACTGAGCAGTACCCAGCTGCCAAGCTTTCTTCTGGCCTTTTATCATGGGCTACTTTCTCTGCCTCAGTGACCAAACCCTGCAGGACCTGCCCCAGAGAGCTTCAAATCAAATAGGGCTGTTCCAGAacgtttttcctcttttcctatAAAGATCTGGTCGACCCTGTTACTGTTAATATTTAACAGCTTTACAAAGCTAGTCATCAGATTTTTAATACGTTTTTGTTTCCCCTGCTTTGAGGTGCCTTTGTTCATTATGTTATACAGAAATTTGCACAGATTCAAGTGGCTGATGTTGCATCTGTTCTGAAAACATTCTCTgatgtttttgctttgttttcgCTTGTATTTTGTAATACGTAAGTTTTAGAATTCAAGCATTTCTCCTAATCTCATAATAAACATGTTTCCAAGTCTTAcaataaatagaataaatatcAGAAATTTACATGGGAGGAATGAGAAGTAACGAAGGAGATGTGTACTCAGTCCCAGTCTAGCAATGATCTGAGAAAATGCCAAAGACAGACAGATCTGGAAATCATCAATCTTCCAGTGCCCTTAAAGTTGAAATGTATTGTAAGATACAGTGgttgaaagcaaacaaaatttatttgAGAACTGGTCAAATTTCTGTTGTCAGTGCTTTAACCACATACAGGTTTTTTATAACCTGAAAGCTCTTTGGATGAAATTAGACTAAAATTTTCAAGAAAGCCTCGCACCCCAAAATTTAGGAGCTGAGACACCCTCTTACACCTATGACAGGTGCAGGTTccattttgtttccttcctgcCCTGAAATAGTTCAAACCCTTTCATGGCTATTGTAGGTAGGTGCTGTCTGGGTTGGGATATGCCCTGATGATCGATGTCCCTGGTCATGCATGCCAAGACTGTTTATTTGGGTAATAGGCATTTATGCTGGAGCAGGCACTGGTTCCCAGGCCTGCTCTGTTAGGTAAGAAAGTGATTTTTCTCACATTGGCTCAGGAACTATTTTCTAACACCTGCAAATGCATTACTAAAGAGAGCTGATGTCTTAGAAGTGGTCCAGACATTCTCTAGAGAGTTGGAAGGCCACGGTTCAACCATCTCCTGTCTACTTTATTTTCATTGCAAAGCCACATTTCAATCTAtgcctggaaagaaaaaagttcaGTAGATTTCTATTGCTAAACATTTAAAGCTGGTAACTGGAGCTCAGATAAATTTTTGCTAGGAATCTGATGATTTGTCCTGAAGAATGATGGTTTTCCAAAATACATCAGCCcaacattttcctctttttattacTCAATAAATTTGCACTATCTACAGTTTATTGGTAAAATTTTTCAAATTAGCTAACAGAAGAGATGCTAAGGATTCAAAATAAGATCATCTTTAATTACTGCTTGCAAAACAAAAGAGCAATCTGTGAGGATTTTGATATCTCTGGAGGCATTTCTTTCCAATTGCGTGTGGATGTTTGTAATACGAATCACCAGCACATGATACAAGTTGTCATGAAAAGCATGGAGCATCCCTTACATGGTTTTAGATAAAGATGTGGGTTTGTCATGTAGCCAGTTCTTATCCCATACTTTGTTTTGAGCCTTGATGGGATGAGATGTCTGGAAGGCATTGCTGAAtgacacattttaaaatcactAAGTCATTTGAAGACCCATATTAAATATTCTTGCTCTTGTATTGTTTAATGCCCTTTTCACAACCATAAGGAAACTGTCATGGTCTATTACACCAAGGAGTTTTCAGCATATGTGGAACTTAATTGCTCAGTTGTGTTTGATAAGAGAAAGCCTGATCCTGGTAGGATTTAGATTTAactttgaaatgttttattccATCCCACAGGGGAGCAGTGAATGAGTGAAGAGGAATTCTGTGATGAGGGGGATTGGAAAGCTGGGGTTGCACCACAGCCTGAGAGAAAGACTTATTTTTATCTGGTCATCTTAACTGGGCAAGTCAGTTATGATCAGCAATGCCTCATGTCTGAAACTCTTATACTGaagtaaatgcattttaataaattaaaataactaGCTCTgtctaaaaccagaaaatttgcTGTACTGgaaaattaaagcaaatgaCTCCTTCCCTGTCTGAGTAACTGATACCCAATTTTCAGTGCAACTTGAAATCTGTGAGCCCATAGTTTCCTATTTTGTTATAATGTAATTGAGAAAGGTGGGgaaaaattatgttttgaaCAGCTTATTTTTGTACTTAGTATCACATGGGCATTTTTTAACAAGCCTCTTTCTATTAATCAAGCCCAATTCTGTTTCTGGCCTGCCTTGGTCCTTGGATGCTAAACTCTATTACAGGCAAGTAGCTGAGCCACAATATTCATAATTCAGCCAGTCTCACAGAGCTGCCACCTTGCTGTGCTCTCCCTGTAGGCCTCCTTGTATTCATTGTTCTTATTTCAAATTTATGTCTGTTTATCTGCAACCCAGATCCTCTTAGTTTTCCTAATGCTTTGCTTCAAAGATCAGAAACCTTTGCCTTCTAGTGAGTATCAGTG
Protein-coding sequences here:
- the AGR2 gene encoding anterior gradient protein 2 homolog; this translates as MERSYVSVLLLLIVISCALAKDVGKKDSKDTTTKPKLPQTLSRGWGDQLIWTQTYEEALFRSKHSQKPLMIIHHLEDCPHSQALKKVFAEHKDIQKLAEKFILLNLVYETTDKNLAPDGQYVPRVLFIDPSLTVRADITGRYSNRLYAYEPSDISLLYSNMQKALKLLKTEL